CATCATGTTCTGGACCGGCGCCCTGCCCGCCCTGCTGGTCATCTGGCTGCGGCGCAGTGTGCAGGACGCGCCCGAGGCGGCAGCGGCGCGCGAACAGAGCGCGGAGAAGGGCTCGTTCACGGCGATCTTCAAGCCCGGCCTGCTGCGGACGACGGTCTTCGCGGTGCTGCTCTCGACCGGTGTCCAGGGCGGCTACTACACGCTGGCCACCTGGGTGCCGACGTACCTCAAGTCCGAGCGCGACCTGTCGGTCGTGGGCACCGGGGGCTATCTGACGTTCCTGATCTCCGGCGCCTTCATCGGCTACCTGACGGGCGGTTACCTCACCGACAAGCTGGGCCGGCGGCGCAACATCTGGCTCTTCGCCCTGTTGTCGGCGATCTGCATCCTGGCGTACGCGAACCTCCCGAGCGGCGCCAACACCCTGGTCCTGGTGCTGGGTTTTCCGCTCGGGTTCTGCATGTCGGCGATCTTCAGCGGTTTCGGCTCCTACCTGAGCGAGCTGTACCCGACGGCGGTGCGCGGCACGGGGCAGGGCTTCACGTACAACACCGGGCGCGCGGTGGGTGCCGTCTTCCCGACGACGGTCGGTTTCCTGGCCGACAGCTGGGGCGTGGGCGGCGCGCTGGTCTTCGGGGCGATCGGCTACGGCCTGGCGGCGCTGGCGCTGCTCGGACTGCCGGAGACGCGCGGGAAGGAGCTCACGTGAAC
This region of Streptomyces caelestis genomic DNA includes:
- a CDS encoding MFS transporter; the protein is MSTTPPPQALTDDTRPAAAEHTDDQGAFGWLRALGPRGRRAFTGAFGGYALDSYDYFTLPLSMVALSAYFGLNSGQTGLFTTVTLVVSAIGGALAGVLADRVGRVKALMVTVITYAVFTVACGFAPNYETLLVFRALQGLGFGGEWAVGAILVAEYASAKHRGRTLGAIQSSWAVGWGMAVIAYTVIFSVAGDDLAWRIMFWTGALPALLVIWLRRSVQDAPEAAAAREQSAEKGSFTAIFKPGLLRTTVFAVLLSTGVQGGYYTLATWVPTYLKSERDLSVVGTGGYLTFLISGAFIGYLTGGYLTDKLGRRRNIWLFALLSAICILAYANLPSGANTLVLVLGFPLGFCMSAIFSGFGSYLSELYPTAVRGTGQGFTYNTGRAVGAVFPTTVGFLADSWGVGGALVFGAIGYGLAALALLGLPETRGKELT